From the Bacillus sp. SM2101 genome, one window contains:
- a CDS encoding cytochrome c biogenesis protein — protein sequence MIDIYMTRLYEFTVCIYAVSVLLYFVDFLHNNRKANRVAFWLLSIVWCLQTIFLFLRMMETGRFPILTLFEGLYFYAWVLITLSLVINRLLRVDFIVFFTNVLGFFVMALHTFAPNHEKSVAGAEQLMSELLVIHITMTILSYGAFTLSFIFTTLYLIQYNLLKQKRWGKRLLRIEDLTKLDHMSYVLNVIGVPMLLLGLILGLIWAYIQIPNFHWYDVKVLGSFTVLIVYGVYLYMRVGRNLQGKTLATWNVASFLVLLINFFLFGSLSRFH from the coding sequence ATGATAGATATATATATGACAAGGCTATACGAGTTTACCGTATGTATTTATGCTGTAAGTGTACTGCTATATTTTGTTGACTTTCTTCATAATAACCGGAAGGCTAATAGAGTTGCCTTCTGGTTACTTTCTATTGTTTGGTGTTTACAAACAATTTTTTTGTTTCTGAGAATGATGGAAACAGGGCGCTTTCCCATTTTGACGCTTTTTGAAGGACTCTATTTTTATGCATGGGTATTGATTACGTTATCACTTGTAATTAATCGTCTGTTACGAGTGGACTTTATTGTTTTTTTTACGAACGTTCTAGGCTTTTTTGTAATGGCCTTACATACATTCGCACCTAATCATGAAAAATCTGTCGCAGGCGCCGAGCAACTCATGTCAGAATTATTAGTGATTCATATTACAATGACCATATTGTCATATGGAGCATTTACATTATCTTTTATCTTTACAACACTGTATTTGATTCAATATAATTTGCTAAAACAAAAGAGATGGGGAAAACGCTTGCTTCGTATAGAAGACCTCACTAAATTGGATCATATGTCTTATGTGTTAAATGTAATTGGAGTACCAATGTTACTACTAGGGTTAATTTTAGGCTTGATATGGGCTTATATCCAAATTCCTAATTTTCATTGGTATGATGTGAAAGTCCTTGGCTCTTTTACGGTTTTAATTGTATACGGGGTTTATCTATATATGCGTGTGGGTAGGAATTTACAAGGGAAAACGCTTGCGACATGGAATGTGGCTTCATTTTTAGTACTTCTTATTAATTTTTTTCTATTTGGAAGTCTATCTAGATTTCATTAA
- the hemB gene encoding porphobilinogen synthase, with translation MKDINFSRYRRLRQTANVRRMVRETHLHVEDFIYPLFVVEGENQKNPVSSMPGVYQYSLDRLNEEVAEVVELGIPSVIVFGVPNEKDDVGSQAYHDHGIVQDAIRQLKASFPELVVIADTCLCQYTDHGHCGIIQGGQVLNDPSLNLLVKTAISQAKAGADIIAPSNMMDGFVAAIRQGLDEAGYEYIPMMSYGVKYASAFYGPFRDAAHGAPQFGDRKTYQMDPANRLEALREAQSDVEEGADFLIVKPALSYLDIIRDMQNNINIPIVAYNVSGEYSMIKAAAQNGWLNEQEVVLEKLTSMKRAGVDLIITYFAKDAARWLTEK, from the coding sequence ATGAAAGATATTAATTTTTCCCGTTATCGTAGGCTACGTCAAACAGCTAATGTCCGAAGAATGGTACGTGAAACACATTTACACGTTGAAGATTTCATTTATCCTCTATTTGTGGTAGAAGGGGAAAACCAAAAAAACCCTGTTTCATCGATGCCTGGAGTTTATCAATATTCACTTGATCGTCTTAATGAAGAAGTGGCAGAAGTTGTTGAACTTGGGATACCATCTGTCATTGTCTTCGGGGTACCTAATGAGAAAGATGATGTTGGCTCTCAAGCATATCATGACCATGGAATTGTTCAAGATGCTATACGACAACTTAAAGCATCTTTTCCTGAGCTTGTCGTTATTGCTGATACATGTCTCTGTCAATATACAGATCATGGGCATTGTGGAATTATTCAAGGTGGACAAGTTTTGAATGACCCGTCATTAAATTTACTCGTGAAAACAGCGATAAGCCAGGCAAAAGCTGGGGCTGATATTATTGCTCCTTCAAATATGATGGATGGTTTTGTAGCAGCAATTCGTCAAGGCTTAGATGAAGCGGGCTATGAGTATATTCCAATGATGTCTTATGGTGTAAAGTATGCATCTGCTTTCTATGGCCCTTTTAGAGATGCAGCTCATGGTGCGCCACAGTTTGGGGATCGTAAAACATATCAAATGGACCCAGCAAACCGTTTGGAAGCACTTCGTGAAGCTCAATCTGACGTAGAAGAAGGAGCAGACTTTCTCATAGTCAAACCAGCTCTTTCATATTTAGACATTATCAGAGATATGCAAAACAATATTAACATCCCAATTGTAGCTTATAACGTTAGCGGCGAGTATTCGATGATTAAAGCAGCAGCACAAAATGGTTGGTTGAATGAACAAGAAGTTGTTTTAGAAAAACTGACTAGTATGAAGCGAGCTGGAGTTGATCTAATCATAACTTACTTTGCTAAAGATGCAGCCCGTTGGTTAACTGAGAAGTAA
- a CDS encoding uroporphyrinogen-III synthase — translation MDNMLPLHNKRIVVTRGKQQAKGFAEKIVELGGIPVEIPLISIIPANYTHENKMVVNKLHEYQWLIFSSANGVHFFFQHFQEQLDCNVLFPKIAVVGKRTLEALQQYGHEASVVPKQFVQESLLEALYPYLNSRNRILNVRGNLSRDTIKSQLINSGYDVTDLVVYQTIENSESKHKLYRMLTNDDIDVITFASSSAVKNFVSLLSGHSIAHYIRGCIVACIGPITKETATNLGITVHICPKEYTLDSMLQELVRYYNRVSN, via the coding sequence ATGGATAATATGTTACCTCTACATAACAAAAGAATAGTTGTGACAAGAGGTAAACAGCAGGCAAAAGGCTTTGCTGAGAAAATTGTAGAACTTGGAGGTATCCCGGTAGAAATTCCGCTAATTTCTATCATCCCTGCAAATTATACACATGAAAACAAGATGGTTGTGAATAAGCTACATGAATATCAATGGCTTATTTTCTCAAGCGCAAATGGCGTACATTTCTTTTTTCAACATTTTCAGGAGCAGCTGGATTGTAACGTATTATTTCCGAAGATTGCTGTAGTAGGAAAAAGAACTTTAGAAGCATTACAACAGTATGGACACGAAGCGTCAGTTGTACCAAAACAGTTTGTACAAGAAAGTTTATTAGAGGCATTATATCCATATTTGAATTCGAGAAATCGAATTTTAAACGTTAGAGGGAATCTTTCACGTGATACGATAAAGTCTCAGTTAATTAATAGCGGATATGATGTAACGGATTTGGTCGTTTATCAAACAATTGAGAACAGCGAGAGTAAACATAAATTATATAGAATGCTCACAAATGATGACATAGATGTCATCACATTTGCGAGTTCCTCAGCTGTCAAAAACTTTGTATCATTATTAAGTGGGCATTCAATAGCCCACTACATCCGAGGCTGTATAGTCGCTTGTATCGGCCCTATAACGAAAGAAACAGCAACTAATCTTGGTATAACCGTGCATATATGTCCAAAAGAGTATACGCTTGATAGTATGCTGCAAGAGCTTGTTCGGTATTATAACCGAGTGTCAAATTAA
- the spoVID gene encoding stage VI sporulation protein D: MTQEEQSSLRFSIEESVWFQKGQEVSELLSISLDPDIMIEEHDQYITIRGSLQLSGEYRIDENAVHEDVREFPGRVVNTIITREDGVSELKHVFPVDITIPKTRIDRMDDVYISINSFDYEIPQTRCLEVFADLSISGIYDHHQSEVIREGEYYEEIIEHEEGQEGTERVEVNDVDSMGNLKDGEDVVHVGIEEDLYDPFEVEVRKQVEEDVLDSAKSAESNVPNVDVYSPQVELKGREETDLVLNFERHSEERNEVQTKEIKVREEAMIGDESEAKRDENALYLTKIFGKEEHESDFSQVKMCFVQQGDSVQSISERYDVSVQQLLRVNHLEQEHDIYEGQILYIPIYIDSKV; this comes from the coding sequence GTGACACAAGAAGAGCAATCGTCGCTGCGATTTTCAATTGAAGAGTCGGTATGGTTTCAAAAGGGACAGGAAGTCTCTGAACTTTTATCAATTTCTTTAGATCCTGATATTATGATCGAAGAGCATGATCAATATATTACAATTCGTGGTTCGCTTCAGCTATCAGGTGAATACAGAATAGATGAAAATGCTGTACATGAAGACGTCAGAGAGTTTCCTGGAAGGGTTGTTAATACTATTATTACACGAGAAGATGGTGTAAGTGAGCTAAAGCATGTTTTTCCTGTTGATATAACAATTCCGAAGACTCGAATTGATCGTATGGATGACGTGTATATTTCAATCAATTCATTTGACTATGAAATTCCTCAAACAAGGTGTTTAGAAGTGTTTGCAGATCTTTCTATAAGTGGAATATATGATCATCACCAATCTGAGGTTATAAGAGAAGGTGAGTATTATGAGGAAATCATTGAGCATGAAGAGGGACAGGAAGGGACCGAACGAGTAGAAGTAAATGATGTCGATTCAATGGGAAATTTAAAAGATGGAGAAGATGTGGTGCATGTTGGAATTGAAGAAGACTTGTATGATCCATTCGAAGTTGAAGTCAGAAAACAAGTAGAAGAAGATGTTTTAGATTCAGCAAAAAGTGCTGAAAGTAATGTACCAAATGTAGATGTATATAGTCCTCAGGTTGAATTAAAAGGTAGAGAAGAAACTGATTTAGTATTGAACTTTGAAAGGCACAGTGAAGAACGTAATGAGGTTCAAACAAAGGAAATAAAGGTCAGAGAAGAAGCGATGATAGGGGACGAATCAGAAGCAAAACGTGATGAGAATGCACTATATTTAACCAAGATATTTGGCAAAGAGGAGCATGAAAGCGATTTTTCACAAGTGAAAATGTGTTTTGTTCAACAAGGTGATTCCGTACAATCCATATCAGAAAGATATGATGTATCTGTTCAACAGCTTTTACGAGTAAATCATCTCGAACAAGAACATGACATTTATGAAGGTCAAATATTATATATACCTATCTACATCGATAGCAAAGTTTAG
- the hemL gene encoding glutamate-1-semialdehyde 2,1-aminomutase: MRSYQKSIEAFEKAQQLMPGGVNSPVRAFKSVDMNPIFMKKGKGSKIYDIDGNEYIDYVLSWGPLIHGHANERVVEAIKKVTEDGTSFGAPSLIENDLAQLVIDRVPSIEVIRMVSSGTEATMSALRLARGYTSRNKIMKFEGCYHGHGDSLLIKAGSGVATLGLPDSPGVPEGIAKNTITVPYNDLNSVKYAFEQFGDDIAGVIVEPVAGNMGVVPPQEGFLEGLREITEEYGSLLIFDEVMSGFRVAYHCAQGYFGVIPDITCLGKVIGGGLPVGAYGGKAEIMNQIAPSGPIYQAGTLSGNPLAMTAGYETLIQLTPESYAQFEQKADLLEEGLSAAARKYEIPHTINRAGSMIGFFFTDEEVTNYEMAKKSNLAYFATFYQAMSEQGVFLPPSQFEGLFLSTAHSHEDIQHTIHSAEKAFSKLKS, encoded by the coding sequence ATGCGAAGCTATCAAAAGTCAATTGAAGCGTTTGAAAAAGCACAACAACTTATGCCAGGTGGAGTGAATAGTCCTGTTCGTGCATTTAAATCTGTTGATATGAACCCGATCTTTATGAAAAAGGGGAAAGGATCAAAAATATACGATATCGACGGAAATGAATATATAGATTATGTTTTGTCATGGGGACCACTTATTCATGGACATGCAAATGAAAGAGTCGTAGAAGCAATTAAAAAAGTAACTGAAGATGGCACAAGCTTTGGAGCACCTTCATTAATTGAAAATGATCTTGCCCAGCTTGTTATTGATCGCGTACCATCCATTGAAGTAATTAGAATGGTTAGCTCAGGTACAGAGGCAACAATGAGTGCTCTTCGTTTAGCCCGAGGTTATACTTCTCGCAATAAAATAATGAAGTTTGAAGGTTGTTATCATGGACACGGAGATTCATTATTAATTAAGGCTGGATCAGGAGTTGCAACACTCGGCTTACCTGACAGTCCTGGTGTGCCAGAGGGTATTGCAAAAAATACTATTACAGTTCCTTATAACGATCTTAATAGTGTCAAATATGCTTTTGAGCAATTTGGTGATGATATTGCTGGTGTTATCGTTGAACCTGTTGCTGGTAATATGGGGGTTGTACCACCTCAGGAGGGCTTTCTAGAAGGATTAAGGGAAATTACTGAAGAGTATGGTTCATTATTAATCTTTGATGAAGTTATGTCAGGATTTAGAGTTGCGTATCATTGTGCACAAGGGTATTTTGGTGTTATCCCAGATATTACATGCCTAGGAAAAGTTATTGGCGGTGGCCTTCCAGTAGGTGCATACGGTGGAAAAGCGGAAATAATGAACCAAATCGCTCCGAGTGGACCGATTTATCAAGCTGGTACACTGTCCGGTAACCCACTTGCAATGACAGCTGGTTATGAAACATTGATCCAATTAACACCAGAATCATATGCACAATTTGAACAAAAAGCAGATCTTTTAGAGGAAGGTCTTTCAGCAGCAGCACGTAAATATGAAATTCCACATACAATCAATCGTGCTGGTTCAATGATCGGCTTCTTCTTTACAGATGAAGAAGTAACAAATTATGAAATGGCAAAAAAATCTAATTTAGCATATTTTGCAACATTTTATCAAGCTATGTCTGAACAAGGTGTCTTTTTGCCACCATCTCAGTTTGAAGGACTATTTTTATCAACAGCTCATTCACATGAAGATATTCAACATACAATTCACAGTGCGGAAAAAGCTTTTTCAAAGCTTAAATCTTAA
- a CDS encoding DUF5668 domain-containing protein: MKKQSIFSSIILIGFGIYLLIQQLNIKITPGFYTWPTWLLIIGTALLAHAYITKQYNNILPGIILFGFGIHFQNFFSLPFWPDNPVMLLFIISIGLLLQYTKLKTGLIQGLLLLFIALLFLFNNEIMNWIGNLENTTSSISSFWPFILIAIGLYILFFQKG, translated from the coding sequence ATGAAGAAACAGAGCATTTTTTCTAGTATAATCCTGATCGGATTTGGGATTTATTTGCTCATTCAACAACTAAACATCAAAATAACTCCAGGTTTTTACACATGGCCTACTTGGCTGTTAATCATCGGAACCGCCTTGCTAGCTCACGCATACATAACTAAGCAATATAACAATATATTACCTGGAATTATTTTATTTGGCTTTGGTATACATTTTCAAAATTTCTTTAGTTTACCCTTTTGGCCAGATAATCCTGTCATGTTATTATTTATTATATCCATAGGATTATTATTACAGTATACAAAATTAAAAACAGGCTTGATTCAAGGGTTACTATTATTGTTTATAGCTCTATTGTTTCTATTTAATAACGAAATTATGAATTGGATTGGCAATCTCGAAAATACTACATCAAGTATATCAAGTTTTTGGCCATTCATTCTTATTGCTATCGGTTTATATATTCTATTTTTCCAAAAGGGCTAA
- the hemA gene encoding glutamyl-tRNA reductase encodes MHIIVVGVNYKTAPVEIREKLTFDANRLHEAMKALQKQKSILENVIISTCNRTEVYAVVDQLHTGRYYIKAFLADWFNLDKDEVSPYLTIFESDGAIEHLFNVACGLKSMVLGETQILGQVRSSFLLAQEAQTTGTIFNQLFKQVITLAKRAHSETEISSNAMSISYAAVELAKKIFGQLTNKHVLILGAGKMGELAVENLHGNGVKQVTVVNRTMEKAESLAKRFSGQAKSMEDIQQALVEADIMISSTGAKDYVINKAMMEQVKKMRKGRPIFMVDIAVPRDLDPQLAALDNVFLYDIDDLEDIVQANLAERQKASIQIELMIESEIVMFKQWLNTLGVVPVISALRQRALEVQAETMRSIDRKLPNLSERERKVINKHTKSIVNQLLKDPILGAKEIAAEDNAEESLQLFMKIFNIEEAVKVELDKQQVQQLATAKQLSLHSS; translated from the coding sequence GTGCATATCATCGTTGTTGGGGTAAATTATAAAACAGCACCTGTCGAAATTCGTGAAAAATTGACTTTTGATGCAAATAGATTACATGAGGCAATGAAAGCTTTGCAAAAGCAAAAGAGTATTTTAGAGAATGTTATTATTTCAACATGTAATCGAACTGAAGTCTATGCTGTTGTTGATCAATTGCATACAGGTCGATACTATATAAAAGCTTTTTTAGCAGATTGGTTTAATTTAGATAAAGATGAGGTATCGCCGTATTTAACGATATTTGAAAGTGATGGTGCGATTGAACACCTATTTAATGTCGCATGTGGCCTAAAGTCGATGGTTTTAGGTGAGACACAAATATTAGGTCAGGTTCGATCAAGTTTTTTATTAGCTCAGGAGGCGCAAACGACTGGTACAATCTTCAACCAGTTATTTAAACAAGTAATCACATTAGCAAAACGTGCGCATTCGGAAACTGAAATTTCTTCAAATGCAATGTCGATCAGCTATGCTGCAGTTGAGCTTGCAAAGAAGATTTTTGGTCAGTTAACAAATAAACATGTGTTAATTTTAGGTGCAGGTAAGATGGGAGAACTAGCTGTCGAAAATCTTCATGGCAATGGTGTAAAACAAGTTACGGTTGTTAATAGAACGATGGAAAAAGCTGAATCCCTAGCCAAGCGCTTTTCAGGACAAGCTAAGTCAATGGAAGATATTCAACAAGCTTTAGTAGAAGCTGATATAATGATAAGTTCGACCGGAGCGAAGGACTATGTTATAAACAAAGCTATGATGGAACAAGTAAAAAAAATGAGAAAAGGTAGACCTATATTTATGGTCGATATTGCTGTTCCGCGAGATTTAGATCCACAGCTTGCAGCGCTTGATAATGTATTTCTATATGATATTGATGATTTAGAGGATATAGTACAAGCTAATTTAGCGGAGCGACAAAAGGCTTCAATACAAATTGAGTTAATGATTGAGTCAGAAATAGTGATGTTTAAACAATGGCTTAATACATTAGGGGTTGTACCTGTTATCTCTGCACTTAGACAACGTGCACTTGAAGTCCAAGCTGAAACGATGAGAAGCATCGATCGTAAACTACCGAACCTTTCAGAACGAGAAAGAAAAGTTATTAATAAACATACAAAGAGCATTGTTAATCAATTGCTAAAAGATCCAATCTTGGGAGCAAAAGAAATAGCTGCGGAAGATAATGCTGAAGAGTCATTACAGCTCTTTATGAAAATATTTAATATTGAAGAAGCGGTAAAGGTTGAGCTAGACAAGCAGCAGGTTCAACAACTTGCGACTGCAAAACAGCTATCTCTTCATAGTTCATAA
- the hemC gene encoding hydroxymethylbilane synthase, giving the protein MRKIIVGSRKSKLALTQTNWVIDTLKQLGVPFEFEVKEIVTKGDKILDVTLSKVGGKGLFVKEIEQAMLNKEIDMAVHSMKDMPAVLPEHLTIGCIPKREDPRDVIISKGHIPFEQLPSGAIIGTSSLRRAAQLLALRSDIEIKWIRGNIDTRLRKLENNEYDAIVLAAAGLARMGWKDDVVTEYLEPISCLPAVGQGALGIECRIDDTDLLNELAKLNDKETSRTTEAERTFLDKMEGGCQVPIAGYAQINQHDEIVLHALVASPDGETIFKETITGTNPEEVGILAAMKLTKMGAKNLIDQVKEELNQ; this is encoded by the coding sequence ATGCGAAAAATAATTGTAGGTTCTCGTAAAAGTAAATTAGCGTTAACTCAAACTAATTGGGTAATAGATACTTTAAAGCAATTAGGCGTTCCATTTGAGTTTGAAGTGAAAGAAATTGTTACTAAAGGTGATAAAATTCTTGATGTGACCTTATCAAAGGTTGGCGGAAAAGGGTTGTTTGTTAAAGAAATCGAACAAGCTATGCTTAATAAAGAAATTGATATGGCCGTTCATAGTATGAAGGATATGCCAGCTGTTTTACCAGAACATTTAACGATTGGCTGTATTCCAAAACGTGAGGACCCTAGAGATGTCATAATTTCAAAAGGTCACATTCCTTTTGAACAGCTTCCGAGTGGAGCAATAATTGGAACAAGTAGTTTACGAAGGGCAGCACAGCTGCTAGCACTTCGCTCCGATATAGAGATTAAATGGATTCGAGGTAATATTGATACTCGCTTAAGGAAATTAGAAAATAACGAATATGATGCAATTGTCTTAGCAGCAGCTGGGTTAGCACGTATGGGGTGGAAAGATGATGTAGTAACTGAATATCTTGAGCCAATAAGTTGTTTACCTGCTGTCGGTCAGGGCGCACTTGGAATTGAGTGTCGCATTGATGATACGGACCTTTTGAATGAACTGGCAAAATTAAATGATAAAGAAACTTCCCGAACTACTGAAGCAGAACGTACATTTCTTGATAAGATGGAAGGTGGCTGTCAAGTTCCAATTGCGGGGTATGCTCAAATTAACCAACATGATGAAATTGTATTACATGCACTCGTAGCATCACCTGATGGCGAAACAATTTTTAAAGAAACGATTACCGGAACAAACCCAGAGGAAGTAGGTATATTAGCTGCTATGAAGCTTACAAAAATGGGTGCCAAAAACCTCATTGATCAAGTGAAAGAGGAGCTTAATCAATAA
- the yihA gene encoding ribosome biogenesis GTP-binding protein YihA/YsxC, with protein sequence MKVTDAEIVISAVKPEQYPNAERFPEFALAGRSNVGKSSFINKMIHRKNLARTSSKPGKTQTLNFYLLNESLYFVDVPGYGYAKVSKKEREAWGKMIEKYLTTREPLRAVILLIDLRHPPSNDDVIMYDFLKHYEIPTIVIATKADKIPKGKWEKHAKVIRQDLQLDPNDQLILFSSETGKGKVEAWSALNKFM encoded by the coding sequence ATGAAAGTTACAGATGCAGAAATAGTTATTAGTGCGGTGAAGCCAGAACAGTATCCAAATGCAGAGAGGTTTCCAGAATTCGCCTTAGCAGGAAGGTCAAATGTTGGTAAATCTTCCTTTATAAATAAAATGATCCATCGTAAAAATTTAGCTAGAACATCATCAAAACCAGGTAAGACACAAACCTTAAACTTTTATTTACTTAATGAGTCACTATATTTTGTTGACGTACCCGGTTATGGCTATGCAAAAGTGTCTAAGAAGGAACGGGAAGCCTGGGGTAAAATGATCGAGAAGTATCTTACTACACGTGAGCCTTTACGTGCGGTAATTTTATTGATAGATCTTCGTCATCCACCTTCAAACGATGATGTGATTATGTATGACTTTTTAAAACATTATGAAATTCCTACTATTGTAATTGCAACAAAGGCAGATAAAATACCAAAGGGTAAATGGGAAAAACACGCTAAAGTTATTCGTCAGGACCTACAACTCGACCCTAACGATCAGTTAATACTATTTTCATCTGAAACAGGCAAAGGAAAAGTAGAGGCATGGTCAGCTTTAAATAAGTTTATGTAA
- the ysxE gene encoding spore coat protein YsxE, which translates to MTTKNEGHDKTATVLNYHSPILAKYGIIPDQVEQIGKKLVKAHSKSGTFALKRLDGKYKDGSFIKTMQSLFERGFTNIIPIYRTNNGNFLVHFDNNCFYLMPWFQHENRQGFFQQMMRELARLHYMTSKDIVYTNNQIAKSYNDIKASWRTQRVFLERYMEVCESKWYMSPFELQFVTYFHEIMQAIHFAERNLDQWFERTKQKKHSRVSIVHGNVSPEHVVSNDKGKGYFINFERSSIASPVYDLVTLIHRTLKTYPVNNHECVEWIQHYQQFNSLKEEERFLLYSYGSYPQQLYNIVRKHLASSTNNNELQSTEQLLRAYWQMKNIEFVIMQLIDGEKMTSDE; encoded by the coding sequence ATGACTACGAAAAATGAGGGTCATGATAAAACAGCAACAGTATTAAATTATCATAGTCCTATCCTAGCTAAATATGGAATAATACCCGATCAGGTTGAGCAGATTGGAAAGAAGCTTGTCAAAGCACATTCCAAGTCAGGAACGTTCGCATTGAAGAGATTGGATGGTAAATATAAAGACGGTTCATTTATTAAGACAATGCAATCTTTATTCGAACGTGGATTTACGAATATTATTCCTATTTATCGAACTAACAATGGAAACTTTCTTGTACACTTCGACAATAATTGTTTTTATTTAATGCCATGGTTTCAACATGAAAATCGTCAAGGTTTCTTTCAGCAAATGATGCGAGAATTAGCGAGACTTCATTATATGACATCGAAGGACATAGTGTATACGAATAATCAAATAGCAAAATCATATAATGATATAAAAGCATCATGGAGAACTCAAAGGGTCTTTTTGGAAAGGTATATGGAAGTGTGTGAAAGTAAATGGTATATGTCACCATTTGAATTGCAGTTTGTTACGTATTTTCACGAAATCATGCAAGCTATTCATTTTGCTGAACGAAATCTAGATCAATGGTTTGAAAGGACCAAACAAAAAAAGCATTCTCGAGTTTCAATCGTACACGGGAATGTTTCACCTGAACACGTCGTAAGCAACGATAAAGGAAAAGGTTATTTTATTAACTTTGAAAGGTCATCTATCGCTTCTCCTGTATATGATCTAGTTACATTAATACACCGGACATTAAAAACGTACCCAGTGAATAACCATGAATGTGTCGAGTGGATTCAGCATTATCAACAATTTAACTCATTAAAGGAAGAAGAACGTTTTTTGCTATACAGTTACGGTTCATATCCTCAACAATTATATAATATTGTTCGAAAACATTTAGCAAGTTCAACAAATAACAATGAGCTTCAGAGTACTGAACAATTACTACGGGCATATTGGCAAATGAAAAACATTGAGTTTGTTATAATGCAGTTAATTGACGGAGAAAAAATGACTAGTGACGAATAA